The following are encoded in a window of Streptococcus pasteurianus genomic DNA:
- a CDS encoding oligosaccharide MFS transporter: MSNLKKYTANPFYMSNSLMILLFFTGWGIWWSFFQIWLTTKQGFSGTQVGTIYSFNSAITLILMFVYGSLQDKLGIKKNLLIFCVACEVFLGPFFTWVYVPLLKSNFIVGALIGSIYLSVAFLAASPTFEALAERMSRRFGFEYGQARAWGSFGYAVAALIAGFMFTLNAYLIFWIGSVFSIVLLLVLLFVKPENDTAIVTKYESKSDNQDVNNSPSLLEILSVFKMPDLWKIVIFISMSWTFYTVFDQQMFPEFFTTFFGTETAGQQAYGVLNSLEVFLESIMMGIIPIMMRKTGVRKSLLIGLVIMVLRIGGCGLVTNPLGVSIIKLLHAPETAIFILAMFRYFTLHFDTRISTTLYMVGFQIAAQVGQIIFSTPFGLLHDKIGYQPTFLIVAGIVFISAIYAFFVLKKDDQDVYGQPLEIN; this comes from the coding sequence ATGAGTAATTTAAAAAAGTATACTGCTAATCCGTTTTATATGAGCAATTCCTTGATGATTCTTTTATTCTTTACAGGTTGGGGAATTTGGTGGTCATTTTTTCAAATTTGGTTAACAACTAAGCAAGGCTTTTCAGGAACACAAGTTGGAACAATCTATTCTTTCAATTCAGCTATAACATTGATTTTAATGTTTGTGTATGGTTCACTACAGGATAAGCTTGGAATCAAAAAAAATCTATTAATTTTTTGTGTTGCTTGTGAAGTATTTTTAGGTCCTTTCTTTACTTGGGTTTATGTTCCTCTATTAAAAAGTAATTTTATTGTCGGTGCTTTAATTGGTTCTATTTACCTTTCAGTAGCTTTTCTTGCTGCTTCACCAACTTTTGAAGCTTTAGCAGAACGAATGAGTCGTCGTTTTGGTTTTGAATATGGTCAAGCACGCGCATGGGGATCTTTTGGTTATGCTGTTGCGGCTTTAATCGCAGGCTTCATGTTTACACTAAATGCCTATTTGATTTTTTGGATTGGTTCAGTATTTTCAATTGTATTATTACTTGTTTTGCTTTTTGTTAAACCAGAAAATGACACAGCTATCGTTACAAAATATGAAAGTAAATCTGATAACCAAGATGTCAATAATTCACCATCGCTACTAGAAATTTTGAGTGTGTTCAAGATGCCTGATCTTTGGAAAATTGTTATTTTCATCAGTATGAGTTGGACTTTCTATACTGTTTTTGATCAACAAATGTTTCCTGAATTTTTCACTACATTCTTTGGAACAGAAACAGCAGGTCAACAAGCTTATGGTGTTCTTAACTCTTTAGAAGTATTCTTAGAATCAATTATGATGGGAATTATTCCAATTATGATGAGAAAGACAGGGGTTCGTAAAAGTCTATTGATTGGATTGGTTATTATGGTTCTACGTATTGGTGGCTGTGGTTTGGTAACTAATCCTCTTGGTGTATCAATCATTAAGCTTTTACATGCTCCAGAAACTGCAATTTTTATTCTTGCAATGTTCCGTTATTTTACCCTACACTTTGACACGCGTATTTCGACGACACTTTATATGGTAGGGTTTCAAATTGCTGCACAAGTTGGACAGATTATTTTTTCAACGCCATTTGGATTATTACATGATAAAATTGGCTATCAACCAACTTTCTTAATTGTGGCAGGTATTGTATTCATTTCTGCGATATATGCTTTCTTTGTTTTAAAAAAGGACGATCAAGATGTTTATGGACAACCTTTGGAAATAAATTAA
- a CDS encoding metallophosphoesterase, protein MANKTIIVMSDSHGDREIINDIKTKYQGEVDAIFHNGDSELPSSDTIWEGIKVVRGNCDYDNGYPERLITYLGDVVVAQTHGHLYNINFTWDRLDLFAQEADADICLYGHLHRPAAWRNGKTIFINPGSVLQPRGDVKEKLYAKIDITDDKIKVNYYTRNHDLFHVLSKEFDR, encoded by the coding sequence ATGGCAAACAAAACAATAATTGTAATGAGTGACTCTCATGGCGACCGTGAGATTATCAATGATATTAAGACAAAATACCAAGGGGAAGTAGATGCTATTTTCCACAATGGTGATTCTGAATTGCCAAGTTCGGACACGATTTGGGAAGGTATCAAGGTGGTTCGTGGTAACTGTGACTATGACAATGGTTATCCTGAAAGATTAATCACTTATCTCGGTGATGTTGTTGTGGCACAAACACATGGTCATCTTTATAATATTAATTTTACGTGGGATAGATTGGATTTATTTGCCCAAGAAGCGGATGCTGATATTTGCCTTTATGGTCATCTACATCGTCCAGCAGCTTGGCGCAATGGCAAAACAATCTTTATCAACCCAGGTAGTGTTTTACAACCACGTGGTGATGTGAAAGAAAAACTCTATGCCAAAATTGACATTACTGATGATAAGATTAAGGTAAATTATTACACACGTAATCACGACCTTTTCCATGTACTTTCTAAGGAATTTGACAGATGA
- a CDS encoding DUF3789 domain-containing protein, translating to MVSMGMGIGVVLMCILSVGKEADYKMKQLKESEDN from the coding sequence TTGGTATCTATGGGAATGGGTATCGGCGTAGTCTTGATGTGTATTTTGAGTGTTGGCAAAGAAGCTGACTATAAAATGAAACAATTAAAAGAAAGCGAGGACAATTAA
- a CDS encoding replication initiation factor domain-containing protein — MKLTTKPEPYTLDRTLRWVQRQVAPTLKMLKKIDKGNGTDYMETIEKQATLSEKHKMIIKQQTTPAKDLVES, encoded by the coding sequence ATGAAACTGACGACAAAGCCAGAGCCTTACACCTTAGACCGCACATTGCGTTGGGTACAACGGCAGGTAGCACCGACCTTGAAAATGCTGAAAAAGATTGATAAGGGAAACGGTACAGACTACATGGAAACAATCGAAAAGCAGGCAACCTTGAGTGAAAAACATAAAATGATAATCAAACAGCAGACGACCCCTGCAAAAGATTTAGTGGAAAGTTAG
- a CDS encoding Bax inhibitor-1/YccA family protein — protein MNHNDVIYTQTDSALNRFFAKIYGLVGVGIGLSALVSFLMLYVFTDNMINIIVYHPFVYYVAIFLELALVFLASNAARKNTPAALPLFLFYSALNGFTLSFVIVAYTQATVVQAFVSSALVFGVMAVIGTFVKKDLSGMAKALMAGLIGIIIASLVNMFIGSGTMSYIISIISVLIFSGLIAYDNQMIKRVYESTGGNVGDGWAISMALSLYLDFINLFLSLLRIFGNDD, from the coding sequence ATGAATCATAACGATGTTATTTACACACAGACAGATAGTGCACTGAATCGTTTCTTTGCCAAGATTTACGGTTTGGTCGGAGTTGGAATTGGGTTATCAGCTTTGGTATCGTTTTTGATGCTATATGTGTTTACTGATAACATGATTAATATTATTGTTTACCATCCATTTGTTTATTATGTTGCTATCTTTTTAGAGCTTGCTTTGGTTTTCTTAGCTAGTAATGCTGCTCGTAAAAATACGCCTGCTGCTCTGCCGTTGTTTCTATTTTATTCGGCATTAAATGGCTTTACGCTTAGTTTTGTTATTGTGGCATATACGCAAGCAACGGTTGTTCAAGCCTTTGTTTCATCAGCTTTAGTCTTTGGTGTTATGGCTGTTATCGGAACTTTTGTTAAAAAAGATTTGTCTGGAATGGCTAAGGCACTTATGGCAGGGTTGATTGGTATCATTATTGCTAGTTTGGTCAATATGTTTATTGGTTCAGGCACAATGAGTTATATCATTAGTATCATTTCAGTTTTGATTTTCTCTGGTTTGATTGCTTATGATAATCAAATGATTAAACGTGTTTATGAGAGCACTGGTGGTAATGTTGGTGATGGTTGGGCAATTTCAATGGCCTTAAGTCTTTACCTTGATTTTATTAACTTGTTCTTGAGTTTGCTTCGTATTTTTGGAAATGACGATTAA
- a CDS encoding nucleoside-triphosphate diphosphatase, protein MTDKIYEYKDAENWFLGEWGGFNAISGLGNVCDDAVYELSQQLAKLNTSKCCGNCHGDCHSDDRNGYNVTVVKKSSDFQLIRFVADMINQETNRKLEVTQRAGAVIVTEAEQLLLVHLPENGVEAAAFFGQTSEADFGDTILIATRNEGKTKEFRKMFEKIGIKVENLNDYPDLPEVEETGMSFEENARLKAETISKLIGKMVLADDSGLKVDALGGLPGVWSARFSGPDATDESNNAKLLHELAMVFDHKDRSAQFHTTLVVAAPDKDSLVVEADWPGYIAMEAKGDNGFGYDPLFMVGETGRHAAELTAEEKNNISHRGLAVKKLMEAFPVWQTKQ, encoded by the coding sequence ATGACTGATAAAATTTATGAGTATAAAGATGCGGAAAATTGGTTTCTTGGTGAATGGGGCGGATTTAATGCCATTTCAGGTTTAGGAAATGTTTGCGATGATGCCGTGTATGAATTAAGTCAACAACTGGCTAAATTGAACACAAGCAAGTGTTGTGGCAATTGCCACGGAGATTGTCATTCCGATGATAGAAATGGTTATAATGTGACTGTTGTGAAAAAATCATCAGATTTTCAATTGATTCGTTTTGTCGCTGATATGATTAATCAAGAAACAAATCGCAAGCTTGAAGTGACACAACGTGCGGGAGCAGTGATTGTTACGGAAGCTGAACAATTGCTCTTGGTTCATTTGCCAGAAAACGGTGTTGAAGCAGCGGCTTTCTTTGGACAAACTTCTGAAGCTGACTTTGGTGATACGATTTTGATTGCAACACGTAATGAAGGCAAGACCAAAGAATTCCGTAAGATGTTTGAAAAAATCGGTATCAAGGTTGAAAATCTTAATGATTATCCTGATTTACCAGAAGTTGAAGAAACTGGCATGAGCTTTGAGGAAAATGCACGTTTGAAAGCTGAAACCATTTCAAAATTGATAGGAAAAATGGTCTTGGCAGATGATTCAGGATTGAAGGTTGATGCTCTTGGCGGACTTCCTGGGGTTTGGTCAGCTCGTTTTTCTGGACCAGATGCGACAGATGAATCAAATAACGCCAAACTACTTCATGAGCTGGCTATGGTATTTGACCATAAAGACCGTTCTGCACAATTCCATACTACTTTGGTGGTTGCAGCACCAGACAAAGACAGTTTAGTTGTTGAAGCTGACTGGCCAGGCTATATTGCAATGGAAGCAAAAGGCGATAATGGCTTTGGCTATGACCCATTGTTTATGGTCGGTGAAACTGGACGTCACGCAGCTGAATTGACTGCTGAAGAAAAAAATAATATTTCGCACAGAGGATTGGCTGTTAAGAAATTAATGGAGGCATTCCCAGTATGGCAAACAAAACAATAA
- a CDS encoding diaminopimelate decarboxylase: MKTPFISAEELQKITDAFPTPFHLYDEMGIREKARALNKAFAWNKGFKEYFAVKATPTPAILKILQEEDCGVDCATEVELLMSHKLGFTDIMFSSNDTPAREFRYAKEIGATINLDAYEHIAFLKEAAGLPETVSLRYNPGGVFALGTDIMDNPEESKFGMTKAQLIQGFKDLKAEGVKNFGIHSFLASNTVTNDYYPELARQLFELAVEVKEKTGVAVSFINLSGGVGVNYRPEQEPNDIAVIGKGVHRVFDEVLIPAGLGDVKIFTELGRFMLAPHGLLVTKVRHRKQTYRTYIGVDASAVNLMRPAMYDAYHHITNVSNPNGKLEVVDVVGSLCENNDKFAKQRELPEARVGDTLVVHDTGAHGFSMGYQYNGRLRSAEILYQEDGGARLIRRAETPEDYFATIEGFDFDN, translated from the coding sequence ATGAAAACACCTTTTATTTCAGCTGAAGAGCTCCAAAAAATTACTGATGCATTTCCAACGCCATTTCATCTTTATGATGAAATGGGTATTCGTGAAAAAGCTCGCGCCTTAAACAAAGCTTTTGCTTGGAATAAGGGGTTCAAGGAGTATTTTGCGGTTAAGGCAACACCGACACCTGCGATTTTGAAGATTCTTCAAGAGGAAGATTGTGGTGTAGATTGTGCGACAGAAGTGGAATTATTGATGAGTCACAAGCTTGGTTTTACCGATATTATGTTTTCATCGAACGATACTCCTGCGCGTGAATTTAGATATGCTAAAGAAATCGGAGCAACGATTAATCTTGATGCTTATGAGCATATTGCTTTCTTGAAAGAAGCGGCTGGGCTTCCTGAAACCGTTTCGCTTCGTTACAATCCAGGAGGTGTTTTTGCTCTTGGAACAGATATTATGGATAACCCCGAAGAATCTAAATTTGGGATGACTAAAGCCCAATTGATTCAAGGGTTCAAAGATTTGAAGGCAGAAGGCGTCAAAAACTTTGGTATTCATTCATTTCTTGCTTCAAATACAGTCACAAATGATTACTATCCTGAATTGGCGCGTCAATTATTTGAATTGGCAGTTGAGGTTAAAGAAAAAACAGGTGTAGCTGTCAGCTTTATCAATTTGTCTGGTGGTGTTGGGGTCAACTATCGTCCCGAACAAGAACCAAATGACATTGCTGTGATTGGTAAAGGCGTTCATCGTGTCTTTGATGAGGTGTTGATTCCAGCTGGACTTGGTGATGTCAAAATATTTACCGAACTTGGTCGCTTTATGTTGGCGCCGCATGGTTTACTTGTAACCAAAGTTCGTCATCGTAAACAAACTTATCGAACTTATATTGGAGTCGATGCGTCAGCAGTTAACCTGATGCGCCCTGCCATGTATGATGCTTATCATCATATCACTAACGTGTCTAATCCTAATGGCAAACTTGAAGTGGTTGACGTTGTCGGCTCACTTTGTGAAAACAATGATAAATTTGCAAAACAGCGTGAATTGCCAGAAGCGCGTGTTGGTGATACGCTTGTGGTTCATGATACTGGTGCGCATGGTTTTTCAATGGGCTATCAGTATAATGGTCGCCTACGTTCAGCCGAAATCCTTTACCAAGAAGACGGTGGTGCTCGCTTAATCCGCCGTGCAGAAACACCAGAAGATTATTTCGCAACTATCGAAGGATTTGATTTCGATAACTAA
- a CDS encoding HDIG domain-containing metalloprotein, translated as MEAYKKDKEFMELVGHLIQHPRFQKLDNIPQHHYSTRMEHSINVAYTSYKIAKKIGWDEKSTARGGLLHDFFYYDWRETKFNKGHAWVHPRIAVRNARKLTTLNKREEDIILKHMWGATIAPPRYKEGYIVTMVDKYWAVKEAITPFRNRFNKRKRYSRKILPSNHR; from the coding sequence ATGGAAGCATATAAAAAAGATAAAGAGTTTATGGAGCTTGTTGGTCATCTTATCCAACACCCTCGTTTTCAAAAATTAGATAATATTCCACAGCATCACTATTCGACGCGTATGGAACATTCTATTAATGTGGCTTATACGAGCTACAAGATTGCCAAAAAAATTGGTTGGGATGAAAAATCCACGGCGCGAGGAGGACTTTTACACGATTTCTTTTATTACGATTGGCGAGAAACGAAATTTAATAAAGGCCATGCTTGGGTACATCCGAGAATTGCTGTGCGTAATGCCAGAAAATTGACTACACTAAATAAACGTGAGGAAGATATTATCTTGAAACATATGTGGGGAGCAACAATTGCTCCACCGCGTTATAAAGAAGGTTATATCGTGACAATGGTGGATAAATATTGGGCTGTCAAAGAAGCCATTACCCCATTTCGTAATCGTTTTAATAAGAGAAAGCGTTACAGTCGTAAAATTTTACCTAGTAATCATCGCTAG
- a CDS encoding TfoX/Sxy family protein — MASSKEYLEFILGQLSELEEITYRAMMGEFIIYYRGKIVGGIYDDRLLVKPVKSAISYMPTAPYELPYEGAKEMLLVDEVDNKEFLAGLFNAMYDELPNSKPKKKK, encoded by the coding sequence ATGGCATCAAGCAAGGAATATTTAGAGTTTATTTTAGGGCAGTTATCTGAGTTAGAAGAAATTACTTATCGAGCTATGATGGGAGAATTTATTATCTATTATCGTGGCAAGATTGTAGGTGGTATCTATGATGATAGATTGCTTGTTAAACCAGTGAAATCGGCAATTAGTTATATGCCGACAGCTCCGTATGAATTACCCTATGAGGGAGCAAAAGAAATGTTGTTGGTAGATGAAGTTGATAATAAGGAATTTTTAGCAGGATTATTTAATGCTATGTATGATGAGTTACCAAATTCAAAACCGAAAAAGAAGAAATAA
- a CDS encoding DUF1697 domain-containing protein has protein sequence MKRYIAFLRGINISGKNKISMAELKKNFEELGFEEVKTYLNSGNVIFLSDEENIGKLTIQIETMIKEYFGFDIPIFCMSKEELENILQNAPDWWGNENKEIYDNLIFIMPPATFSDVFNEIGEPKEELEKIRNYKDVIFWSFSRKDYQKTNWWSKTASTNISGKLTIRTANTVRKLAKM, from the coding sequence ATGAAAAGGTATATTGCATTTCTTCGAGGTATAAATATCAGCGGAAAAAATAAAATTTCAATGGCAGAACTAAAAAAGAATTTTGAAGAACTTGGTTTCGAGGAAGTTAAAACATACCTAAATAGTGGCAATGTGATTTTTTTGAGTGATGAAGAAAATATAGGAAAATTAACAATTCAAATTGAAACCATGATAAAGGAATATTTTGGATTTGATATCCCTATCTTTTGTATGTCCAAAGAAGAACTTGAAAATATTTTACAAAATGCTCCTGATTGGTGGGGCAACGAAAATAAAGAAATTTATGACAATTTGATTTTTATTATGCCCCCTGCCACGTTTTCTGATGTTTTCAATGAAATTGGAGAACCGAAAGAAGAATTAGAAAAGATAAGAAATTATAAAGATGTTATTTTCTGGTCTTTTAGTCGAAAGGATTATCAAAAAACAAATTGGTGGTCTAAGACAGCAAGTACAAATATTAGTGGAAAGCTGACAATAAGAACAGCAAATACAGTTAGAAAACTAGCTAAAATGTAA
- a CDS encoding DNA alkylation repair protein: MKKYIATLEKEFSLIENGFKEEEKRAFLDYKSNDSEHSKTLAFLAYKSDVYQVRMYGVFLFGYLSEDENILEFMRDEVSHDDNWRVQEVLAKAFDEFCKKTGYKQALPIIDEWLKSSNPNTRRAVTEGLRIWTSRPYFKENPNEAIKRISGLKEDTSEYVRKSVGNALRDISKKFPELIRIELDSWHLETKEIKQVYKLANKLIV, from the coding sequence TTGAAAAAATATATTGCTACTTTAGAAAAAGAATTTTCTTTAATAGAAAATGGGTTCAAAGAGGAAGAAAAAAGAGCTTTTTTAGATTATAAATCCAATGATAGTGAACATAGTAAAACATTGGCATTTTTAGCCTATAAGTCTGATGTGTATCAAGTAAGAATGTACGGCGTATTTCTTTTTGGTTATTTATCAGAAGATGAAAATATTTTAGAATTTATGAGAGATGAGGTTTCGCATGACGATAATTGGAGAGTTCAAGAAGTTTTAGCAAAGGCGTTTGATGAATTTTGCAAGAAAACAGGATATAAACAGGCACTTCCAATTATAGATGAATGGTTAAAAAGTAGTAATCCTAATACAAGGAGAGCTGTTACAGAGGGATTGAGAATATGGACAAGTAGACCATATTTCAAAGAAAATCCGAATGAAGCTATTAAAAGAATTTCCGGCTTAAAAGAGGATACAAGTGAATATGTTAGAAAATCAGTTGGGAACGCTTTAAGGGATATTAGTAAGAAGTTCCCAGAGTTAATTAGAATTGAACTTGATAGCTGGCACTTAGAAACTAAAGAAATTAAACAAGTTTACAAGCTTGCAAATAAATTGATTGTATGA
- a CDS encoding TrmH family RNA methyltransferase: MQVVITSKSNNLIKKAKKLLKKKYRDHSYLIEGWHLFEEAEKAGAEFLNIFVLEDYADRVSHFSMVTYVTPEILKELTDSKTPQGIIAELAMPSLPLENLKVGRYLVLEDVQDPGNVGTMIRTADAAGLDGVLISEKSADIYNQKTLRSMQGSHFHLPIWRTNVYEACQKLQNLDVPLIATTLSKESVSYKTVEHNGNFALVMGNEGNGISDSMTKQADILAHIIMPGQAESLNVAVATGIVLFQLI; this comes from the coding sequence ATGCAAGTAGTTATAACCTCAAAATCGAATAATCTCATTAAAAAGGCTAAAAAGTTATTGAAAAAAAAGTATCGTGACCATTCTTATTTAATTGAAGGTTGGCATCTTTTTGAAGAAGCGGAAAAAGCAGGGGCAGAATTTTTAAATATTTTTGTTCTTGAGGACTATGCTGACCGCGTCAGCCATTTTTCAATGGTAACATATGTAACACCTGAGATTTTAAAAGAATTAACGGATTCTAAGACACCGCAGGGGATCATTGCTGAACTTGCTATGCCAAGCCTGCCTTTAGAGAATTTAAAGGTAGGGCGATATTTGGTACTGGAAGATGTTCAAGACCCAGGAAATGTGGGAACGATGATTCGTACAGCAGATGCCGCTGGTTTGGACGGTGTGTTGATTTCAGAAAAATCAGCTGATATTTACAATCAAAAAACGCTACGTTCCATGCAGGGTAGCCATTTTCATTTACCGATTTGGCGTACTAATGTGTATGAGGCTTGTCAGAAGTTACAAAATCTTGATGTACCGCTGATTGCCACAACACTTTCCAAAGAGTCTGTGTCTTACAAGACCGTTGAGCACAATGGAAATTTTGCGCTTGTCATGGGAAATGAAGGTAATGGTATCTCAGATTCAATGACAAAGCAAGCTGATATTTTGGCACATATTATTATGCCTGGGCAAGCAGAAAGTTTAAATGTTGCTGTGGCAACAGGAATTGTCCTTTTTCAGTTGATTTAA
- a CDS encoding YneF family protein, with protein MTTFLWILLVLVALLGGLVGGVFIARKQFEKEIGEHPRLTPEAIREMMSQMGQKPSEAKIQQTYRNIIKQSKAAATKAKK; from the coding sequence ATGACAACATTTCTTTGGATTTTGTTAGTTTTGGTTGCCCTTCTTGGCGGCCTTGTTGGTGGCGTTTTCATTGCTCGTAAACAGTTTGAAAAGGAAATTGGTGAACACCCACGTTTGACGCCTGAAGCGATCCGTGAAATGATGAGCCAAATGGGTCAAAAACCTAGCGAAGCTAAGATTCAACAAACTTATCGTAACATTATCAAACAATCAAAAGCAGCTGCAACCAAAGCTAAAAAATAA
- a CDS encoding DUF3781 domain-containing protein: MRYQNMENELLENLGRLHTTELGVIRIKKNLSLNVENVIEWCKEKISLSNAEITRKGKNWYITIDNCIITVNAYSYTVITAHKVK, encoded by the coding sequence ATGAGGTATCAAAATATGGAAAATGAATTACTGGAAAACTTAGGAAGACTTCACACAACTGAACTTGGCGTTATTAGAATTAAAAAGAACTTATCTTTGAATGTAGAAAATGTAATTGAATGGTGCAAAGAAAAAATTAGCCTTTCTAATGCGGAAATCACAAGAAAAGGAAAAAACTGGTATATAACGATTGATAATTGTATTATAACGGTAAATGCGTACAGTTATACCGTTATCACTGCTCACAAGGTAAAATGA
- a CDS encoding GyrI-like domain-containing protein gives MINFSIKELNAFAVIGQEVELTNYQKKNIQISTQFWRKFNSSLKKAYLSQSGNWVKYAFMERRNGKLYYFCSIPQRTITPEGFLYKEIPSYKYLVVEHIGAMDKIYETYGKIYQEIIPSTSYIPIKDIILHFEKYDYRFHWNSDNSVIEIWIPIQD, from the coding sequence ATGATAAATTTTTCTATAAAGGAATTAAACGCATTTGCAGTTATTGGGCAAGAAGTAGAACTGACTAATTATCAAAAAAAGAATATTCAGATTAGTACACAGTTTTGGAGAAAGTTTAACAGTAGTTTGAAAAAAGCGTATCTTTCACAATCGGGAAATTGGGTAAAATATGCTTTTATGGAAAGAAGAAATGGAAAACTTTATTATTTCTGTTCTATTCCCCAAAGAACCATTACCCCAGAGGGCTTTCTGTATAAAGAAATACCGTCTTATAAATATTTGGTTGTGGAGCATATTGGTGCTATGGATAAAATATATGAAACTTATGGCAAGATTTATCAAGAAATTATTCCTAGTACATCGTATATTCCTATAAAAGATATTATCCTACACTTTGAAAAATACGATTATCGTTTTCATTGGAATAGTGATAATTCAGTTATTGAAATTTGGATACCTATTCAAGATTGA
- the racE gene encoding glutamate racemase: protein MDNRPIGFLDSGVGGLTVVRELMRQLPHEEIVYIGDSARAPYGPRPAEQIREYTWELVNFLLTQNVKMIVFACNTATAVAWEAVKEKLDIPVLGVILPGSSAAIKSTRNGKIGVIGTPMTIKSDIYHQKIKSLAPQMNVTSLSCPKFAPLVESNEMTSSVAKKVVYETLAPLVGKVDTLVLGCTHYPLLRPIIQNVMGPNVKLIDSGAECIRDVSVLLNYFEINRSRTQDDVTHAFYTTASSQSFKEIAVNWLAKDIDVQHVDLKKLNK from the coding sequence ATGGATAATAGACCAATTGGTTTTTTAGATTCTGGAGTTGGTGGCTTAACAGTTGTACGTGAGTTAATGCGTCAGCTGCCACATGAAGAAATTGTATATATTGGAGATTCTGCTAGAGCACCGTACGGTCCTAGACCTGCTGAACAGATTCGCGAATACACTTGGGAATTGGTTAATTTTCTCTTGACACAAAATGTTAAGATGATTGTATTTGCTTGCAATACTGCAACAGCAGTCGCTTGGGAAGCAGTTAAGGAAAAACTGGATATTCCTGTTTTGGGAGTTATTTTGCCAGGTTCTAGCGCAGCCATTAAATCAACTCGCAATGGAAAAATCGGTGTGATTGGAACGCCGATGACAATCAAGTCGGATATTTATCATCAAAAAATAAAATCATTGGCACCGCAAATGAACGTTACAAGCCTCTCTTGTCCTAAATTTGCTCCTCTTGTAGAATCTAACGAAATGACATCAAGTGTTGCTAAAAAAGTTGTTTATGAAACGTTAGCACCGCTTGTTGGTAAAGTCGATACATTAGTGCTCGGATGTACACACTATCCTTTACTTCGTCCGATTATTCAAAACGTAATGGGACCGAATGTCAAACTTATTGATAGTGGGGCTGAATGTATTCGTGATGTATCGGTTTTGTTAAATTACTTTGAAATTAATCGCAGTCGCACACAAGATGATGTGACTCATGCGTTTTACACAACAGCAAGTAGCCAGAGTTTCAAAGAAATTGCTGTGAATTGGCTTGCTAAAGATATTGATGTGCAACACGTCGATTTGAAAAAGCTGAACAAATAG